From the Prochlorococcus sp. MIT 1223 genome, the window GCCTTATCGAACTTAATCAATTTCTTAAATGCGCTTCCCTCTTAAAATGTTGGAGGCGCAAATTTTTATTCAATTTTACAAAAGAGTAATTAATGAACTTTTTTACAAATTCACTTAGAGACAATTATTTAAAGATAGAAGCACTCTATGAAAAAACTTTCTGCATACATGGATTAATTAAAATCAATTCTTAAATAGGCGTCAGTATTCCTTCTTGTGTTGGAGCTTTACTTCTGCAAACAGGAATTTCTTTAATGCAGGAGTTTTTTCTTCTACTAATTACTAAGGCCAAAAAAAGTCAAGCTATTTTTAAGAAATGATTTTAAGTAGCATTCACTTTCAAATCAGCGTATAGATACAAAGGATTGCATTTCTCCTAATTAAAGAGATATTTAAATCATTAGATTTTTATACTATGTCCTTTGATAATTTAGTTCTGTTATATGCATCTATTTCTCTTGTGATGACTCCTTGTCTAATAGTACTTAACAATATTCGTGAGGATGCTGAAAGAGAAATGAATGAGCCTATTGATTTCAATAGTTATATTAGAAGAAAAGAGCAAGGAGATGTAGTCGACAAATTAATAGCTGAGCATATCACAATCAATAAAATAGCTGCTTGATACTTTTTATGAAACTTTTAAAGTCTCCCCACTTTAGTTCTTAATTTTTTTATAAATCCAATTCCTACTCCTGAGAGCTTCATTAAATCAGCATCGTCAGCAGATATTATTGATTCAGGTGTTGTATAACCCGCATCATAAAAAACTCTACAGTTATTAATGCCTATACCTGGAAGTGACGTCAAGTTTTCACATCTAGATGAATCTTTTTCAGTATCATTATCAGTTGAACTAATTTGAATTAACCTTTTAAGGCGTCCTTTTAAGCCAAAAAAGAATTCTTTGCCTAGCATTTTAAATGAGTATATATATACTCACTATGCAACTCTAAAAAAAAAAAGCAAGGATTAGGATGAATCGCGAATCTATGCTTAGCATTATATGTAATGAATAATACAATAAGTTCCTATTCTTGATTAAACAAGATTTTTGTTTAGTTCTAATATCAATTTTTAAGTACCCTCAATTACTCAAAATTGAGGCAAGGGAAAGAACCTAATAACCTTCTATTTGACTCTCGAGTTTAAATAGAATTAAATTTTTATGATAATGCAAGCAAGATCGTACAAAAAAACATCTCATTTATGTCTTATGAACATATTGTTTAGATGGAATACCCAATCTCCTTATGTGGCAAAAATAAACTTAAATTTATCTAGTTAGAATCCTGGATTCTACATCCTTATAAATTTTCCATTCCTGGGGCATGATCGAAACCAAAACTATTGCTTGGATCGGTGGCGCATTGGTTGTTTTTTTTCTGTTTGTTTTTCTCTACGTTATTCAAGTAAGGATTCAACGATGGAATCAAGAAAAGATTTCCCCTCTACCACTTGAAGGATTTTTATCAGTTAGTAGCTATATAGCTTCTTTAACAGGATTAACAATTATGTTTACTGGGGTTTTTGAAGTTTTTTTCTTTTCTCCAAGAAATTCATTAATTGCATCCTTAGTAATAGCTTTCTCAACTGGCCTCCCTATGTGGGGAGTAATTAAAGGGTTATTGAAAGAAGTGGAAGCAGGCGAATTAAAAGAAATCGTTCCTGGGAAATTCTAAAAGACTCCATGGCTGAATAAGCAGCAAGATTAAATCAACCTCTAATCTTAACCATCTTTATCAGAGATTTACTTTCCTAATAGGTCTCATAATTTCTGCTTACCAAAGCCAACCCCCAAAAGCCACAGTCGTTTAAGAATTGTTTTATATTTCAAATATCAATTCCATCAATTCAATTAATTCCATGACTCCTGAAGCAGAAAAGTTCAATGGCTGGGCAGCAATGATCGGCTTCGTTGCAGCCTTCGGTTCTTATGCAACTACTGGACAAATTATTCCTGGAATTTTCTAAATAGAATTAAAACCAGTTGAAATAAATTCTCAATTTTAAAAATAATATTGAGAAAAAATCTCTTGCCGGTCTGGGTAAGAGATTTTTTTTTCAACAATTAATCAATAAAATGGTACATTCATATAATATTTAAGCTTATCCCGAATTTCCAAAGAGAAAGGTGAAACAATCATTACATAAAGTAACCAAGTCAAAATTTTACTTATAGGTATTAAATAACCATCTGACTTCATTGTTCTCACTTATCTGAACAATTAAGTTAGATTGCATTAGATATGTTGTGGAGAAATATTGAAGCAATTCAATAAATTAAATAAGAAGAGATTAGTCAGTTAAAGAATTTTGATTTATAATATTGTTTATCAGTTTTAATCAAATATTTTCCATCCTTTTAGAGGTTGCAAAACTAATGGCATTTTCAGAAGATCAAATGTTAAAAGCTATTAATCAGGAGGGAGTAGTAAAAGCTTCCGTGGATAAGATCAAAGAAGCATGCAAAGCTCTACAAAGAGAAACAGGCTGTCCAGAAGAAGATGTGGATGATTTGCTTAACTTCCTTGCAGGTAGATGGAGCTAATACTGCTTCAAGAAATTTACAATACTATTGGGTATTATTTACGAATGCTTTATGGCAAAAATGCGCTTATATATAAATGAGGCATTCAATCCCTCGCGTCTGCACGGGGGATTTTTTATTGGATTAATTCTGCAATGTGTATTTTAATCTTGATAGTAATCAAGGAAGTATCTACTTTAACTTGATTATTACTTATGTATGTTTTTGTCAGAAAAAGCATATGGCAATCAAGCCATTAATTAAATACACCTATTAGAAGAAATTGAATTATTAAATCAGCTTACCTATTATTAGTATTAACATACATAAGAAAGCAATTATAACTAGAATAGAGACGGTTAAGAAGAAATATTTCTGAGATAAGTGCAACCAATCATTTTCCATTTCGAAATAAGGTTAAAGGTTTGCAAGCAGAAGCTCTATAGAGTTCTTCTAATACATTAGATCTTAAATATATATTATTAAATCCGTCAAAGATATTGGAAAGATCTCTAAATTATGAAATAATCATTTTAATAGCATCTTAAAGAATTAGCTATTGTGATTTTCTTCTTCTGCTTTTAAATATTCTTTTGTCTCATCAGATATTGATTCAAGCAGAGAAGTTGCACTATCGCCAAGCTCTCTTTGAGTTATTGATCTAGATGAATTTCTCTTAATAGGAAAATCCTTAGCGGACCAAGCAGTCCCTCCTTTTATAAGTGTTTTTTTTGCTGACCATACAAAAAGAAGTAATAAAGCAACTGCAAAGCAAACAAAAAGTGCAATAGCAATGAAAGTAATTAAAAATTGGTTCATGTCTCTATTAAAGCTATGAGGAGAGACCAGGGAAAGGAATCAAGCAAAAGCAGATGGAAATCGTTGTTATTAATTTCTCTCTGGTAAAATTACTGAACATTTAAAATCTTAATGTCAGAGCCTGAAGCTCTTTATGTTCTATTAGCCCCTGCAGGACAACTCTGCGGAAATGGTCAATTGCGTGAATCAATATATGAACGACGAGCTAGGCGAGGTGAAGATTATCCAATGTGGTACTTAACTCCAGAATTAGTTCAAAAATTTAATCTGTATGAAAACAGCAATTATGAAGCAGTCATAGCAAAAGATTCATCTGCAATAGCTTGGCTTAAATTGAGATTTGGGGGAGAACGTACAACCACTCAAATAGATATTGATGAGTTATGGAAGCATGCCAGCTCACCACCAGAGCCTGATTTAAGAAGAGATATAGGACTTAAGAAAAATAAGCAGAACTAGATACAATTAAGGCATAAGATTATTGAAATCGCTGAAACCCTTACATAAAATCACCATCCATCACAAGCAAAAAGGTAAGACTTATACCTTTGAGGTGCCTGAAGGAGAATACATTCTTAGGAACTTTGAATCAAAGGATGAAAATGGGCAAATAATCGGTGAACAATTACCCTTTTCTTGTCGAAATGGTTGCTGCTCAGAATGTGCCGTAAAAATAATTTCAGGAGGGATGGATCAAACAGCCTGTATTGGATTGTCCAAAGAACTTAGAGACAAAGGTTTTGGTCTATTGTGCGTATCAAAGGCAACTGGTCCTCTTGAATGCGAAACACAGGATGCAGACGAAGTTTATGAAGAGCAATTTGGAAAATATTTCAAGGGATTAGATACTCAGGCAGGTAATCCCTTTGATATTTAAAATATTGAATTTATTTACTTATCTGTCCAGAAATTAAACAAATCGCTTCCATTAAATGGAACAGATTTTTCATATCTTATTGCATTTGTCTTCTCCATAGGTAAAGCAAATTGTCTAAAGATAAGAGATACAAAACTAATTAGCTTTGCAGGCTTCTTGAGTCCCTTTGCTTCCACAAATGAACGAAATGCAGCAATTATTTTATTTCTTAATTCCCAAAATCTAGAATCATCCAAATTAAAGACCCAAGGGAAAGCATTTTTTGAAGTGTGATTTGTTCTTTTGATAACTTCTTCGTCAAATTCTTTAGGGTCAATTCCTAATAGTTCATAGAAATCACCTCTCTCACAAACAGTAAGTGTATGCGTTAAGAACACACTCCAAAGGAAAAAACGACTTAACAGTTTCCCTCGGAACCCCTTGGTAATACCTGGCCAACATCTCATCATTACAGTGAAACAGTCTCCATGACGGTTTTCGTCTTGGCACCAAGGTTCAAAGAAATCAAATAAAGGCGCAAAAGCTTCATCCGGATTAGCTTTTAAATGTCTATCCATCAAAATATATCTCCAATATCCTATCTTCTCTGACAAATAAACTGAATATATTACCCAACTAATAGGGAACCAAGTTGCAGCTCTTTTACCACCTAAATGCGGCAAGTCAACTTCTATTCCTTCTGCAACTAAAGCTCTGCTGAGAAAGCCAGCGTGCCTAGCTTCATCTCTAGCTAAAAAAGTAAATAGCTTGCTTAAATCCTTATTTCCATTTTTTTTAAGACGGTTAGAGATCTCTTTAAAGAGCAAGAAGCCTGAGAATTCAGATACAACTGACCTAACAAGATAACTCTCATATACTTCTTTATCCTTTTGAGGCAACTCTTGCAACCTATCAAGACTAGCTTTTCTATCAAAGTGAGTACAGTTATAATCTGCCTTCATTTCATTGAACATAGCCTCAAATTCTTCTCGGGCATCTTCGAGATTCGTTTTTGAAGCCTTATTAAATTCAGTCACATAAAAACGAGGGGTTAAAAGGTTCTCGTCTAAATGAGGTGGAAGCTCATTCTTACCTCGGGTATCAACTCTTAAAGAAGGGGAAGAAGCTGTGGCTGTCATTCAATAAATCAATCCTGGAGTTGATTCTATGTCCTTCTTTCGTGAAAAAGTAACTTTGATTAAGCAATTAATAGATAAAGCAATAAAAGTGATGAATGATAAAACTGCATACCGGCCAATTTTTTTCGAGGTCTCAACACGTAACCAAGAAGTCCAGAGAAACAACCAATAGTTCCTTTTCAGGGTTAGTGGTTTTTGTAAAGGAAAAGAAGGGATCAGGTTTGGCTTTTTAATTAGGTTTTTATAGGTAAATAAAATAAAATTGAAATATTTTGGTTCCTTTTTACTAAATAATTTTAGACTTTCTAGTAAAGTATATATTTAATAGTCCTAAACAAAATGCAACTAATACAGAGATTATTAAGATAATCAAATAAGGTCCTTTGATAATATCGAGATCTCCTTTTAAAATCGCTTGCATTCCATTATCTTTTAATTGATTAATTGAATAGCCTCCAGCAACAAATGGAAGATCAGATATCAAAATGCTTATAATTAATGCAGGCATAAATTTTTTCCAAGGAATTTTTGTTAAACCTATCGCATATGAGACAAAGTCAAACCAGGAAGTCATCAAGAAACCAGTCATTAAAAAGATATTCTGCTCAAAATAGTTTTTACTTAGTTGCTCGATTTTACTCATTTGAGTATTTCCCAAGATTCTTTTCAATGCATCTCTTCCTAAATTCCTCGAAACAAAGAAAGCAAATGAGCAAGCAAAAAAGTCTGCAATAAAAATAATCAGAAGTCCGTTCTTTACACCAAACAAATAGCCTGAGATAACCGAGCAATAAGTACCGGGAAGGATTGGGATAATTATACTGATTGCCCTAAGTATAAATATTAAAGTTACTGCATATAATATCGATTTCTCCAACTTAACTTGATTTTCTGAAATGAAGTAATTAATCTGATTAATATCAAAGCTCTTATATAAAATATATACAAAAGCAGAAATTATTACTAGATAAATGTAATTTAAAATTGTTTTATTTAGATATTTCTTCAACATAGGACCAATTCAAACCAGCTATAATGTTGACAAAAATGGATTGGCATACCCTTAGACCAAGGAAGAATACATTAAATAAAAAGAGATCATACCATCCTAGATATCAAGATATAAAGTAACACTATTTCCCAAGTAGAGCTGATACCCGTAAATAGATGAGCAAAGAAATCACATTTTAATTGGCCAAGAAAATTCAATGTCCTCAATTTTTTAAACTCCTTATTACTTGAATAAAGAATTGGTCGGATTTTTTTACTCTGGACTCTAATAAAAAATAATTTTTAATTTTCAGCATTTACATGAAATATTTTGCTAGAAATCACCTAAATATAAAAATGAAATTTGCAGCTAAAAGATTTTCGATTAACTGAGATGCGTCTACCAGTCCTAAAAGGCCATACCAGGTCAAAGACATGGCGCAGACTTCAACTTCAACGTCTTGAAAAATTACTCAACGAAAATGAAAATGAAATAATCTCAAACCTTGGGAAAGACCTTGAAAAACCAGCCACAGAGGCATTTTTCGAGTTAATCGCTCTAAAACAAGAATTAAAACTTGCACAAGAGTCTTTAAATAATTGGATGCAACCTCAAAAAGTCAATGTTCCATTTTCATTAAAACCAGGAATTGCAACAACAAAGCTTGAACCTTTAGGCTGCATCTTAATTATTGGACCATGGAATTATCCTTTTTCTTTAACTATGCAGCCTCTCATAAGTGCTTTAGCAGCAGGCAATGCAGCGGTACTTAAGCCATCTGAAAATGCCCCACATATATCAACTCTTATAAATAGAATCATCCCTAAATATTTCTCTGAAGATATAGTTAGAGTGTTCGAAGGTAATGGTGAGATAGCTGAAGAGTTGATATCAAAGTCATTTGATCACATTTTCTTTACAGGGGGAGGGGAAGTCGGGAAAAAAGTTCTTAAAGCTGCTGCTAACCACTTAACACCGGTGACCCTTGAATTAGGAGGAAAAAGTCCAGCAATAGTTTTAGATGGAGCACGTATTGAAATCACGGCAAAAAGATTGGTCTGGGGCAAAGGTCTAAATGCTGGGCAAACTTGTATTGCTCCAAACCATATTTTGGTACAAGAGAATCTATATTCCACGCTTGTCTCTTCAATGAAGAAGGCTTCTCTTGATTTTTACGGACCGGAACCACTTCAATCAATTGACCTTGGCAAGATAGTTAATGAGCATCATTTTCAAAGGCTTAAAAAGCTTTTAGATTATGCTAAAGATTCAAAAAGAATCATTTTCGGAGGAGAAGTAGACGAAGCCAGGCATAGAATAAGTCCGACACTTATCGAGGTTAAAAATAGAGAAGATCCATTAATGAAAGAAGAGATATTTGGTCCACTAATGCCAATTTTTAAATTAAAAAATCTTGAAGAAGAGCTAATAGAAATAAGGAAACAAGACAAGCCCCTTGCGATATATTTATTTGGTGGTTCTGATACTCAACAAAAAGCCGTAATAAATACTACAAGTTCTGGTGGGATTTGCATTAATGATGTTGTTTTGCAAGCCGGTATTCCAGAGTTACCTTTTGGCGGAGTTGGAGCAAGTGGGATGGGTCAATATCATGGTTACGCTGGTTTCGAAACGTTTTCTCACAGAAAATCTATTTTCAGAAAACCTTTTTGGCTTGATATAAATTTTCGATATCCTCCTTATAGAATTGATCCATCACTTATAAAAAAAATAATATAGTAAAATCTTTCAAACCTTTAATATATTCTAATTCAATACATACTTTTCTCTGGCAAATGGTTTAAAAGCTATTATTATATATCAATAAAAGAATTTAAAAGGAAATGATTAAAAGACTATTTTTTACTCTTTCTTTTATATTACTAACAAATTCAGCTGGATTAGCTTCCGAAATAACTGTCAAGGAGGGGGACACTTTAACCAAGATAGCCAATGAAAATAATTTAACTATAAAAGAAATTTTAGATTTAAATAATATAAGTGATGCAAATCAAATCAAGAAAGGGCAAATAATAAAGCTACCCGAGAGATCGATTTATCAAAAGTTTCATGTCATGAAACAAGGAGAATCACTTTCTATGATATCAGAAATGTATAATGTAAAAAGAGATGATCTTATTAAGTTAAATAACATAAAAAATCCAGATTTATTGTATCTTGGGCAGAAAATATTAATTTCAGAGGAAGCAGATTTAAATGAAGAGAAAGAATTAACTACGGAGAAAGAAATGATTGCTGATAAAAAAGTAATTGATATATCAATTAATAATAAAGTACCTTTAGAATGGAAAACATATGGTCCTCTGCGAGTGAACTGGTCGAGCTTAGAGAAAAAAGATGGTAACTTTATTGCTAAATCAATGCACAAAAGTGGAAAGCCTTTGTATATAGCCGTTAAATGTTCAAGTCAAATTATTAACAGGACAGGCCTAAATGGCAATTGGAGAGAGTGGATTACGCCTCAGGAGGCTTTCGAGTATAAATTAGTAAATGATATTTGTGAAAGCAGTTAAATTATAAATGTCCAAATGATAGATATATTAAAAGTATAAAATTCAATTAATCGTAGGGGGGAGGAATACTTTCAGGATCTTCCTCTACTATTTGTAACCTGAGTTTTTTTCCACCTGCGAGCTCACCTAGAGAGACTCTAATTGTAGATCCAGTTATAACCTGAAGAGATTCAAGAACTTGCCTTAAGTAAGGAGTACTGCTTCCACTTTCAATCCAAAGTCTTTCATATAGATCGCCTAATCTTTTCCATGATAAGAATAATTTTGCAACTGATGCTTCAATTGATCTGGCTTGACCACATGCATCTGATAAAAGACCAAGTGCATCTAACCTCTGTGCCTCTTGAATAGCTTTTTCGAGATTGAGTTCTGCCTCTTGAAAACTTTTTAATGATAAAGATGCTTCTAATGATTTTCCTATCCAACGAGCAGAGCTTGTTACCTCTTTAATGCATTCTACTTCAGGGCTTTCTCTTAATTTTTCTTTCATATCAGCCTGCTGCAATTCTGGCAATTTCATCAACTCTTTAACCAAAGGCGCCACCATTCTTGACGGCAATAAATTTGCCTGAGTTTTCTCTCTAATCTCTTCAGGAATTAAAGGACTGGTTACTGAAGTGAACTCATCTGCAAGTCTTTTTACTTGCCTACGTGTGATCTCCTGGCCTTCATTTGCTGCTTCGGAAATCATTTGCTGCACTTCAGGTGAAGATTGAGCAGTTTCGATAAAAGCTCTTCTAGAAAA encodes:
- a CDS encoding aldehyde dehydrogenase family protein, producing the protein MQLKDFRLTEMRLPVLKGHTRSKTWRRLQLQRLEKLLNENENEIISNLGKDLEKPATEAFFELIALKQELKLAQESLNNWMQPQKVNVPFSLKPGIATTKLEPLGCILIIGPWNYPFSLTMQPLISALAAGNAAVLKPSENAPHISTLINRIIPKYFSEDIVRVFEGNGEIAEELISKSFDHIFFTGGGEVGKKVLKAAANHLTPVTLELGGKSPAIVLDGARIEITAKRLVWGKGLNAGQTCIAPNHILVQENLYSTLVSSMKKASLDFYGPEPLQSIDLGKIVNEHHFQRLKKLLDYAKDSKRIIFGGEVDEARHRISPTLIEVKNREDPLMKEEIFGPLMPIFKLKNLEEELIEIRKQDKPLAIYLFGGSDTQQKAVINTTSSGGICINDVVLQAGIPELPFGGVGASGMGQYHGYAGFETFSHRKSIFRKPFWLDINFRYPPYRIDPSLIKKII
- a CDS encoding TVP38/TMEM64 family protein; the protein is MLKKYLNKTILNYIYLVIISAFVYILYKSFDINQINYFISENQVKLEKSILYAVTLIFILRAISIIIPILPGTYCSVISGYLFGVKNGLLIIFIADFFACSFAFFVSRNLGRDALKRILGNTQMSKIEQLSKNYFEQNIFLMTGFLMTSWFDFVSYAIGLTKIPWKKFMPALIISILISDLPFVAGGYSINQLKDNGMQAILKGDLDIIKGPYLIILIISVLVAFCLGLLNIYFTRKSKII
- a CDS encoding LysM domain-containing protein — protein: MIKRLFFTLSFILLTNSAGLASEITVKEGDTLTKIANENNLTIKEILDLNNISDANQIKKGQIIKLPERSIYQKFHVMKQGESLSMISEMYNVKRDDLIKLNNIKNPDLLYLGQKILISEEADLNEEKELTTEKEMIADKKVIDISINNKVPLEWKTYGPLRVNWSSLEKKDGNFIAKSMHKSGKPLYIAVKCSSQIINRTGLNGNWREWITPQEAFEYKLVNDICESS
- the acsF gene encoding magnesium-protoporphyrin IX monomethyl ester (oxidative) cyclase, yielding MTATASSPSLRVDTRGKNELPPHLDENLLTPRFYVTEFNKASKTNLEDAREEFEAMFNEMKADYNCTHFDRKASLDRLQELPQKDKEVYESYLVRSVVSEFSGFLLFKEISNRLKKNGNKDLSKLFTFLARDEARHAGFLSRALVAEGIEVDLPHLGGKRAATWFPISWVIYSVYLSEKIGYWRYILMDRHLKANPDEAFAPLFDFFEPWCQDENRHGDCFTVMMRCWPGITKGFRGKLLSRFFLWSVFLTHTLTVCERGDFYELLGIDPKEFDEEVIKRTNHTSKNAFPWVFNLDDSRFWELRNKIIAAFRSFVEAKGLKKPAKLISFVSLIFRQFALPMEKTNAIRYEKSVPFNGSDLFNFWTDK
- a CDS encoding 2Fe-2S iron-sulfur cluster-binding protein, which produces MKPLHKITIHHKQKGKTYTFEVPEGEYILRNFESKDENGQIIGEQLPFSCRNGCCSECAVKIISGGMDQTACIGLSKELRDKGFGLLCVSKATGPLECETQDADEVYEEQFGKYFKGLDTQAGNPFDI
- a CDS encoding high light inducible protein, producing the protein MTPEAEKFNGWAAMIGFVAAFGSYATTGQIIPGIF
- a CDS encoding helix-hairpin-helix domain-containing protein, with the translated sequence MLGKEFFFGLKGRLKRLIQISSTDNDTEKDSSRCENLTSLPGIGINNCRVFYDAGYTTPESIISADDADLMKLSGVGIGFIKKLRTKVGRL